One Benincasa hispida cultivar B227 chromosome 5, ASM972705v1, whole genome shotgun sequence genomic window carries:
- the LOC120077156 gene encoding uncharacterized protein LOC120077156, whose amino-acid sequence MESLINASSAAIVSSSSSFPIPSPNRMLPLRSFQVPHASKGNENESDSESDSKNIRNLPILSKRHLSLSPLPKDVAMGVVLSAARGRGWTTGSGMEGPPAPAGLEGKSGTENVSTFPWSLFTKSPRRRMLVAFTCNICGQRTTRAINPHAYTDGTVFVQCCGCNAYHKLVDNLNLFHEMKCYVNPSFNYGSNGWEDVNFKYLDIEEGGSDDIFPIQ is encoded by the exons ATGGAGTCTCTAATCAACGCTTCTTCTGCTGCGATCgtttcctcttcttcctcttttcctATACCTTCTCCCAACAGGATGCTTCCCCTGAGATCTTTTCAAGTTCCGCACGCCTCCAAAG GTAACGAGAACGAATCTGATTCAGAGTCTGATTCGAAGAATATCAGGAACCTTCCAATTCTCAGTAAACGGCATCTCTCCCTTTCCCCTCTTCCAAAG GATGTTGCAATGGGAGTGGTGCTTAGTGCAGCCAGGGGAAGAGGGTGGACGACAGGGTCTGGCATGGAAGGCCCCCCAGCTCCAGCTGGACTGGAGGGCAAATCAGGCACAGAGAATGTATCCACTTTCCCATGGTCTCTTTTCACAAAATCTCCTCGGCGACGAATGCTTGTGGCTTTTACTTGTAACATTTGTGGGCAACGAACAACACGGGCGATCAACCCCCATGCTTATACTGATGGCACGGTGTTTGTGCAG TGTTGTGGATGCAACGCATACCACAAGCTCGTGGACAACTTGAAcctatttcatgagatgaaatgcTACGTCAACCCGAGTTTTAACTATGGGAGTAATGGATGGGAGGACGTGAACTTCAAATATCTGGACATAGAAGAAGGAGGAAGCGACGATATATTCCCAATACAATGA